One Brachyspira suanatina DNA segment encodes these proteins:
- the pth gene encoding aminoacyl-tRNA hydrolase: protein MMKLVMGLGNPGEQYKNHRHNVGYMILDRVAKKLNVELDIKKKKTVFGKGKSGKMEYLLLKPQTFMNLSGEAALYMASFMKITVENIIVIYDDMDIPIGEFRVIPSKNDDSEAEVDDIEIDHNGIKSIRDSLKSYNFTKIGVGIGACPEDEEKADFLLAPFTKDERKKIRDISDNVVDAACIALFESPQAAKKKYP from the coding sequence ATGATGAAATTAGTAATGGGACTAGGCAACCCAGGAGAACAATATAAAAATCATAGACATAATGTAGGATATATGATTTTAGATAGAGTTGCTAAGAAACTTAACGTAGAACTTGACATCAAAAAGAAAAAGACAGTTTTTGGAAAAGGTAAGTCTGGAAAAATGGAGTATTTGCTCCTTAAACCTCAAACTTTTATGAATCTTTCTGGTGAAGCCGCTCTTTATATGGCAAGTTTTATGAAAATCACTGTTGAAAACATTATAGTTATATATGATGATATGGATATACCTATAGGTGAATTTAGAGTGATACCTTCAAAAAATGATGATTCTGAAGCTGAAGTTGATGATATTGAAATAGATCATAATGGTATAAAAAGCATAAGAGATTCTTTAAAAAGCTATAATTTTACTAAAATAGGTGTTGGTATAGGGGCATGTCCTGAAGATGAAGAAAAGGCTGATTTTCTTTTAGCTCCTTTCACTAAAGATGAGAGAAAAAAAATCAGAGATATATCTGATAATGTTGTAGATGCTGCTTGTATAGCTTTATTTGAATCTCCTCAGGCTGCTAAAAAGAAATATCCATGA
- a CDS encoding NuoF family protein codes for MAEKLDRKKLEEYRLNKEKEIGLRKGRESSTSHKFHILVCGGTACESGKSDEIVKLLREYAEKNGISDDVLVVKTGCFGFCSQGPVVKIMPGRVFYTHVGPEHAQDIIEKHIMKGELLLRILYKEQREHRDFSKEINFYQKQRRIVLKNCGVIDPENIDEYIGNDGYKALSKVLFEMTPDDVIKEMQTSELRGRGGAGFPTWKKWSFTKAVKDDQKYIVCNADEGDPGAYMDRSILEGDPHSVIEAMTIAGYTVGANKGYLYIRAEYGLAVDRVKIALKQAYEYGLLGNNILGSNFSFDLDIRLGAGAFVCGEETALLASIEGNRGTPRPRPPFPAIKGLFEHPTVINNVETFANVTAIINNGGDWFASIGTENSKGTKVFALTGNVNVSGLVEVPMGTTIREIVFDIGGGVPNDKFAKGVQTGGPSGGILPESLFGTHIDFDNLVQLGSMMGSGGMIVIDEDSNMVDFAKFYLGFCVDESCGKCVPCRVGGMQMLKILEKFTKRRAKEDDIQKLKDIALTMKNASLCALGSTAANPVMSTLKHFEEEYKAGIFTPPVPKKN; via the coding sequence ATGGCAGAAAAATTAGATAGAAAAAAACTAGAAGAATATAGACTTAATAAAGAAAAAGAGATAGGTTTAAGGAAAGGCAGAGAATCATCTACATCTCATAAATTTCATATACTTGTATGCGGAGGAACAGCATGTGAATCAGGTAAAAGTGATGAGATTGTAAAATTATTAAGAGAATATGCAGAAAAAAATGGTATTTCTGATGATGTATTAGTAGTAAAAACAGGCTGTTTTGGTTTCTGCAGTCAGGGGCCTGTAGTTAAGATTATGCCTGGAAGAGTTTTTTACACTCATGTAGGACCTGAACATGCTCAGGATATCATAGAAAAGCATATAATGAAAGGCGAATTATTATTAAGAATACTATATAAAGAACAAAGAGAACATAGAGATTTCTCTAAAGAAATTAACTTCTATCAAAAGCAAAGAAGAATAGTATTAAAAAACTGCGGAGTTATAGACCCTGAAAATATAGATGAATATATAGGAAATGACGGTTATAAAGCTCTATCTAAAGTATTATTTGAAATGACTCCTGATGATGTTATTAAAGAAATGCAAACTTCAGAACTTAGAGGAAGAGGTGGTGCAGGATTCCCTACTTGGAAGAAATGGAGCTTCACAAAAGCAGTAAAAGATGATCAAAAATACATAGTATGCAATGCCGATGAAGGAGATCCAGGAGCTTATATGGACAGAAGTATACTAGAGGGAGATCCTCATTCTGTAATAGAAGCTATGACTATAGCAGGATATACTGTAGGAGCAAATAAAGGATATCTATACATAAGAGCTGAATATGGTCTTGCTGTTGACAGAGTAAAAATAGCTTTGAAACAGGCTTATGAATACGGACTATTAGGAAATAACATATTAGGAAGTAATTTCTCATTTGATTTGGATATAAGACTTGGTGCCGGTGCATTTGTATGCGGCGAAGAAACTGCCCTTTTAGCTTCAATAGAAGGAAACAGAGGAACTCCAAGACCTAGACCTCCTTTCCCAGCAATAAAAGGTTTATTTGAACATCCTACAGTTATTAATAATGTTGAAACATTTGCAAATGTAACTGCTATCATAAATAATGGAGGCGATTGGTTTGCTTCTATTGGTACAGAAAATTCAAAAGGTACTAAGGTATTCGCTTTGACAGGTAATGTAAATGTATCAGGACTTGTAGAAGTACCTATGGGAACAACAATTAGAGAAATAGTATTTGATATTGGCGGCGGCGTACCTAATGATAAATTCGCAAAAGGCGTTCAAACAGGCGGACCTTCAGGAGGTATATTACCTGAATCTCTATTTGGTACTCATATAGATTTTGATAATTTAGTTCAATTAGGTTCTATGATGGGTTCAGGCGGTATGATTGTCATTGATGAAGACAGCAATATGGTTGATTTTGCTAAATTCTATCTTGGTTTCTGCGTTGATGAAAGCTGCGGTAAATGCGTACCTTGCAGAGTCGGCGGAATGCAAATGCTTAAAATATTAGAAAAATTCACTAAGAGAAGAGCCAAAGAAGATGATATACAAAAATTAAAAGATATTGCTTTAACTATGAAAAATGCTTCATTATGTGCTTTAGGTTCTACAGCTGCTAACCCTGTAATGTCTACATTAAAGCATTTTGAGGAAGAGTACAAAGCTGGAATATTTACTCCTCCTGTTCCAAAGAAAAATTAA
- the pth gene encoding aminoacyl-tRNA hydrolase — MITKLIIGLGNPGDEYKNNRHNVGFILIDKIAENFNINFDNNKKKSLYARSKERDIEYILLKPQTFMNLSGESAIYISKFFNIKPEDIIVIYDDMDIPFGTFKIKKGGSSGGHNGIKSLISHLQSDDFTRIRIGIGRPSAGKKVNDYVLSNFSKKEREDLDTVIANDIIDAVKIALFESPVIAQNKYNKKIGKENSDKSKGNKNMIKIVARNPVSSENKSKFIETSKELIEKSRKEKGCISYNLYESIDGKYLTFIEEWKDEKAIESHNNSEHFKAIVPKLGELTSGDKDVILYKEVK, encoded by the coding sequence ATGATAACTAAATTAATTATTGGTCTAGGCAATCCTGGAGATGAGTATAAGAATAACAGACATAATGTAGGCTTTATACTCATAGATAAAATAGCTGAAAATTTTAATATCAATTTTGATAATAATAAAAAGAAATCTTTATATGCAAGATCAAAAGAAAGGGATATAGAATATATACTTCTAAAGCCTCAAACTTTTATGAATCTTTCCGGAGAATCTGCAATTTATATATCCAAATTCTTTAATATAAAACCTGAAGATATAATAGTTATATATGATGATATGGATATACCTTTTGGTACTTTTAAAATAAAAAAAGGCGGAAGTTCCGGCGGTCATAATGGAATAAAAAGTCTTATTTCTCATTTACAGAGTGATGATTTTACAAGAATTAGAATAGGTATAGGCAGACCTAGTGCCGGTAAAAAAGTTAATGATTATGTGCTTTCAAATTTCAGTAAGAAAGAAAGAGAAGATTTAGATACTGTAATAGCAAATGATATAATAGATGCAGTTAAAATAGCTTTATTTGAATCTCCTGTAATAGCTCAAAATAAATACAATAAAAAAATAGGTAAAGAAAATTCTGATAAAAGCAAAGGTAATAAAAATATGATTAAAATAGTAGCTAGAAATCCTGTAAGTAGCGAAAATAAATCAAAATTCATTGAAACATCTAAAGAACTTATTGAAAAAAGCAGAAAAGAAAAAGGTTGTATTTCTTATAATTTATATGAAAGTATAGACGGAAAATATCTTACTTTTATAGAAGAATGGAAAGATGAAAAAGCTATAGAAAGTCATAATAATTCAGAACATTTCAAAGCAATAGTTCCTAAATTGGGAGAATTAACTTCCGGCGATAAAGATGTCATTTTATACAAAGAAGTAAAATAA
- a CDS encoding NADH-dependent [FeFe] hydrogenase, group A6, producing MVKIKINGKQIEVEEGLTILKAAKKLGIKIPSLCYHPDIPPTSACGICVVKLANQGNKYVRSCSMVVEEGMDIITHDSEINTVRKGVLELVLSAHPNDCLNCIRNGECELQTAAADFGVRNSKYDNIKQNHPRDESAGSIVLNPEKCIKCGRCVVVCQEMQKVHALGFVNRGFDTYFAPGAVSLKDSPCVDCGQCAAHCPVAAIYEKDQTREVEDAIDNADTYVAVQMAPAVRVALGEYFGLKPGDNITGKIYAAMRLMGFNAIFDTNFGADLTIMEEANEFVKRFTESNGTAVMTTSCCPAWVKYAEEYYPDLLDNISTSKSPHMMLAPMAKTYYSDKAHVDPFNIFNVSIMPCTAKKNEIRKNETMYSSGYKDVDVVLTTREFARMIKHYGIDVAGIEPEEADSILGEYSGAGTIFGTTGGVMEAALRTAYNIIAGSNMSNLDFEDVRGLDGVKKATIKILDKEVRVAVVNGLHNVDPVMQEIRAAKEKGENPPYHFVEVMACPGGCVGGGGQPYGPTNEVRLQRAGGLYNEDKNTVKHRCSHENENIKKLYDEFLGKPLGERSHHFLHTTYKADEKYNK from the coding sequence ATGGTTAAAATAAAAATAAATGGTAAACAAATTGAGGTTGAAGAAGGTCTTACAATTTTAAAAGCTGCTAAAAAATTAGGAATAAAAATTCCATCTTTATGCTATCACCCTGATATACCGCCTACTTCAGCATGCGGAATATGTGTAGTAAAGTTAGCTAATCAAGGAAATAAATATGTAAGATCATGTTCTATGGTTGTTGAAGAAGGAATGGATATTATCACTCATGATTCTGAGATTAATACAGTAAGAAAAGGGGTTTTGGAATTAGTATTATCAGCACACCCAAATGATTGTTTGAACTGTATAAGAAACGGAGAATGTGAACTTCAAACTGCTGCTGCTGATTTCGGTGTTAGAAACTCAAAATATGACAATATAAAACAAAATCACCCTAGAGATGAATCTGCCGGAAGTATAGTACTTAATCCTGAAAAATGTATAAAATGCGGAAGATGCGTAGTTGTTTGTCAGGAAATGCAGAAAGTACATGCTTTAGGATTTGTTAATAGAGGATTTGATACTTATTTTGCCCCAGGTGCTGTTTCATTAAAGGATTCTCCTTGTGTAGACTGCGGACAATGTGCTGCTCACTGCCCAGTTGCAGCTATATATGAAAAAGACCAAACTAGAGAAGTTGAAGATGCTATAGATAATGCTGATACTTATGTTGCTGTTCAAATGGCTCCTGCTGTAAGGGTTGCTTTGGGAGAATATTTCGGACTTAAGCCAGGCGATAATATTACAGGCAAAATTTATGCGGCTATGCGTTTGATGGGATTCAATGCTATATTCGATACTAATTTCGGTGCTGATTTAACTATTATGGAAGAGGCAAATGAATTCGTTAAAAGATTTACTGAAAGCAATGGAACTGCTGTTATGACTACATCATGCTGTCCTGCTTGGGTAAAATATGCAGAGGAATATTATCCTGATTTACTAGATAATATATCAACTTCTAAATCTCCTCATATGATGCTAGCTCCTATGGCTAAAACTTATTATTCTGATAAAGCTCATGTTGATCCTTTTAATATATTCAATGTATCTATAATGCCTTGTACTGCTAAGAAAAATGAGATTAGAAAAAATGAAACTATGTATTCAAGCGGATATAAAGATGTTGATGTTGTTCTTACTACAAGAGAATTTGCTAGAATGATTAAGCACTATGGTATAGATGTTGCCGGAATAGAACCTGAAGAAGCAGACAGTATATTAGGAGAATATTCCGGAGCTGGTACTATATTCGGTACTACAGGCGGTGTTATGGAAGCTGCTTTAAGAACTGCTTATAATATAATAGCCGGTTCTAATATGAGTAATCTTGATTTTGAAGATGTAAGAGGATTAGACGGAGTAAAAAAAGCAACAATAAAAATACTAGATAAAGAAGTTAGAGTGGCAGTTGTAAATGGACTTCATAATGTTGATCCTGTAATGCAGGAAATAAGAGCCGCTAAAGAAAAAGGAGAAAATCCTCCTTATCACTTTGTAGAAGTTATGGCTTGCCCAGGCGGATGTGTAGGAGGAGGCGGTCAGCCTTATGGCCCTACTAACGAAGTAAGACTTCAAAGAGCAGGCGGTTTATACAATGAAGATAAAAACACTGTAAAACATAGATGTTCTCATGAAAATGAAAATATTAAAAAACTTTATGATGAGTTCTTAGGAAAACCTCTTGGAGAAAGATCTCATCACTTCTTACATACTACGTACAAAGCTGATGAAAAATATAATAAATAA
- a CDS encoding PP2C family protein-serine/threonine phosphatase has product MKNERVLILFKFISIVFLILFVLLNIACISYYENKFTFILIFILFMLFFIPGIILYKNLINLYLIKDYKQIEEKSSDGKIYRFSKINSTIINDYQIAIKDLKEKNSYILGRYDVLDSIKKQYKKDMKKARKLQENMMPKKMPNNKKINSASLYKPLETIGGDFFDYIYLDDDRILFIISDISGHGIEAAIITAMFKTVFRNFAASFKSPASFIYDINNYIIKIIPINYYLTMTVAEIDLKNKVVKYSNASHTPILIIQNSQIKEHNKGGTIVGLFPQAYYEEETVNIKKDDILIFYTDGVTEASRSKNKYDFYGIDRFKKVLFNNRNNKAENIISNIEKDFYDYLSYMSPDDDFTIAAFKIK; this is encoded by the coding sequence ATGAAAAACGAACGTGTTTTAATTCTTTTTAAATTTATTTCTATAGTATTTCTCATACTATTTGTACTTCTAAATATAGCATGTATCTCATATTATGAGAATAAATTTACTTTTATACTTATATTCATATTATTTATGTTATTTTTTATTCCTGGTATTATATTATATAAAAATTTAATAAATCTCTATTTAATAAAAGATTACAAACAAATAGAAGAAAAATCATCGGATGGAAAAATATATAGATTTTCAAAAATAAACAGTACAATAATAAATGATTATCAAATAGCAATAAAAGATTTGAAAGAAAAAAATAGTTATATATTAGGTAGATATGATGTTTTAGATAGTATCAAAAAACAATATAAAAAAGATATGAAAAAAGCTAGAAAACTGCAAGAAAATATGATGCCCAAAAAAATGCCTAATAATAAAAAAATAAATTCAGCGTCATTATATAAACCTCTTGAAACAATAGGAGGAGATTTTTTTGATTACATATATCTTGATGATGACAGAATACTTTTCATAATTTCAGATATTAGTGGACATGGTATTGAGGCTGCAATAATAACAGCTATGTTTAAAACTGTTTTTAGAAATTTTGCTGCATCATTCAAATCACCTGCTTCTTTTATATATGATATTAATAATTATATAATTAAGATTATTCCTATAAATTATTATCTTACTATGACAGTAGCAGAAATAGATTTAAAAAATAAAGTAGTAAAATATTCCAATGCCTCTCATACTCCTATATTAATAATACAAAATTCTCAAATAAAAGAACACAATAAAGGCGGAACTATAGTTGGACTTTTTCCTCAGGCATATTATGAAGAAGAAACTGTAAATATAAAAAAAGATGATATATTAATATTTTATACTGACGGAGTAACAGAAGCATCAAGATCAAAGAATAAATATGATTTTTATGGTATAGATAGATTTAAAAAGGTTTTATTTAATAATAGAAACAATAAAGCTGAAAATATTATAAGCAATATAGAAAAAGATTTTTATGATTATCTTTCATATATGTCGCCTGATGATGATTTTACTATTGCAGCATTTAAGATAAAATAA
- a CDS encoding DUF4261 domain-containing protein, translating to MKDKKEVNPNTNHKIVNHDEANFSHVYFYKLLFEEKPQLPNIELIKQKIKKYYNDIEVISSDNGIYSIAINDLKVKYQDDKEVPAQILMPNAMEFDYTSISDYYYSQMWDIKDPKEVIKNCNYEIMLSDFLAAGLDYKDRTALLNNWLYTALQLFDNCIAVYNEQSGKLLLPEQILNNAYPKDFRFMFSGVNIRLFNVQDSNDIIVDTLGMYAIGLPDIQYHFHDLNANDVISHALNIAAYIFDKGDIIKSGDTIQSIFENVQWKCQYEKSLLKPHREILDINMLEYASGKRQN from the coding sequence ATGAAAGATAAAAAAGAAGTTAATCCAAATACTAATCATAAAATAGTAAATCATGATGAGGCTAATTTCTCACATGTATATTTCTATAAACTTTTATTTGAAGAAAAACCGCAGCTACCTAATATAGAGTTAATTAAACAGAAAATAAAAAAATATTATAATGATATAGAAGTTATATCATCAGATAATGGTATTTATAGTATTGCAATAAATGATTTAAAAGTTAAATATCAAGATGATAAGGAAGTACCAGCACAAATTTTAATGCCTAATGCTATGGAATTTGATTATACTTCAATAAGTGATTATTATTACAGTCAGATGTGGGATATAAAAGATCCTAAGGAAGTGATAAAAAACTGTAATTATGAAATAATGCTTAGTGATTTTTTGGCAGCAGGACTTGATTATAAAGACAGAACAGCTCTGCTTAACAATTGGCTTTATACGGCATTACAGCTTTTTGATAATTGCATAGCAGTATATAATGAACAAAGTGGAAAACTTCTTTTGCCTGAGCAAATTCTAAATAATGCCTACCCTAAAGATTTCAGATTTATGTTTTCAGGAGTAAATATAAGACTCTTTAATGTTCAAGATTCTAATGATATTATAGTAGATACTTTGGGAATGTACGCTATAGGTTTACCAGATATACAATACCATTTCCATGATTTAAATGCTAATGATGTTATATCTCATGCTCTAAATATAGCAGCTTATATATTTGATAAAGGCGATATTATAAAAAGTGGTGATACCATACAAAGCATATTTGAAAATGTACAGTGGAAATGTCAGTATGAAAAATCTCTTCTAAAGCCTCATAGAGAAATTTTAGATATTAATATGCTTGAATATGCATCCGGAAAAAGACAAAATTAA
- a CDS encoding YhcH/YjgK/YiaL family protein — MILKPIKSEFNQDFHDSIWKAKNYIRDHYDELKKLPNGKHLLDKEICEGAFINVTEYDNKDNPPWESHLKYVDVQIIFEGAEDFIIANTSTLKPKSYDEASDYHDWEGEGTVRLTLSQGEILILLPYDAHRVGLPPKSGKNHVKKAIVKVPYKG, encoded by the coding sequence ATGATATTAAAACCAATAAAAAGCGAATTCAATCAGGATTTTCATGATTCTATTTGGAAGGCAAAAAATTATATAAGAGATCATTATGATGAATTGAAAAAACTTCCTAATGGTAAGCATTTATTAGACAAAGAAATTTGCGAAGGTGCTTTTATCAATGTTACAGAATATGATAATAAAGATAATCCGCCTTGGGAATCACATTTAAAATATGTTGATGTTCAGATAATATTTGAGGGAGCTGAAGATTTTATAATAGCAAATACTTCTACATTGAAACCTAAAAGTTATGATGAAGCAAGCGATTATCATGACTGGGAAGGAGAGGGAACTGTTCGCTTAACTTTATCACAAGGAGAAATTTTAATACTTCTTCCTTATGATGCTCATAGAGTAGGACTTCCTCCAAAATCAGGTAAAAACCATGTTAAAAAAGCTATAGTTAAAGTTCCTTATAAAGGTTAA
- a CDS encoding AAA family ATPase, whose translation MFTYVKLKNYKSLVDFEVDLTSSKNNPKKMIIIYGENGAGKTNFINAFFTLFDTLNTKIYKTVLDKFMLEKMKNKDDEKELELLINKMLKENLKILDNITDIIEETKTIGSKDNMILEFGFKLDGKNGLYHIETDHKGIVKEKLEYVLDKNKTKYFELSNNNKENYINPSLFKSDKYLNEIKDLVDKFWGKHSFLSILLFEKKEKNKQYISKNINKNIFDVIKYFLSMSIYMKNSSNIEKGKISIDKKFIPRMYNGSIKINEEKKLNHTEKILNNFFTAIYSDIKEVYYKKEIKDNKLHYNLFIKKQIYGKIIDIDFKLESRGTQKLLDLFQLIISSTKKNNVVAIDELDSGIHDILTASILKSLFADIKGQFILTTHNTTILESDIKKECIYIFNIDSEGKKILVPITDYENEHPNINFRKRYLKGIYYGIPIVSDIDFKDILEE comes from the coding sequence ATGTTTACTTATGTAAAACTTAAAAATTATAAATCATTAGTTGATTTTGAAGTAGATTTAACATCATCAAAAAATAATCCAAAAAAAATGATTATAATTTATGGGGAAAATGGTGCTGGTAAGACTAATTTTATAAATGCATTTTTTACTTTATTTGACACATTAAATACTAAAATATACAAAACCGTCTTAGATAAGTTTATGCTAGAAAAAATGAAAAATAAAGATGATGAAAAAGAATTGGAATTATTAATTAATAAAATGCTAAAAGAAAATTTAAAAATATTGGATAATATAACTGATATAATAGAAGAAACCAAAACTATTGGTTCTAAAGATAATATGATTTTGGAATTTGGGTTTAAATTAGATGGTAAAAATGGACTATATCATATTGAAACTGATCATAAAGGTATTGTAAAAGAAAAATTAGAGTATGTATTAGATAAAAATAAAACAAAATATTTTGAATTATCTAATAATAATAAAGAGAATTATATAAATCCATCATTATTTAAATCTGATAAATATTTAAATGAAATAAAAGATTTAGTGGATAAGTTTTGGGGTAAACATTCTTTTTTATCTATTCTCTTATTTGAAAAAAAAGAGAAAAATAAACAATATATATCAAAAAATATAAATAAAAATATTTTTGATGTTATTAAATATTTTTTATCAATGTCTATTTATATGAAAAATAGCAGTAATATAGAAAAAGGAAAAATAAGTATAGATAAAAAATTTATTCCTAGAATGTATAATGGTTCTATAAAAATAAATGAGGAAAAAAAGCTTAATCATACAGAAAAAATATTAAATAATTTTTTTACGGCTATTTACAGTGATATAAAGGAAGTATATTATAAAAAAGAAATAAAAGATAATAAACTTCATTATAATTTATTTATAAAAAAACAAATATACGGAAAAATTATAGATATAGACTTTAAATTAGAATCAAGAGGTACACAAAAACTGCTTGATTTATTCCAATTAATAATATCATCTACGAAAAAAAATAATGTAGTAGCAATAGATGAATTAGACAGCGGTATACATGATATTTTAACAGCATCAATACTAAAATCATTATTTGCTGATATTAAGGGACAATTTATATTAACAACTCATAATACAACTATTTTAGAGTCAGATATAAAAAAAGAATGTATATATATATTTAATATAGACAGCGAAGGAAAAAAAATATTAGTTCCTATAACAGATTATGAAAATGAACATCCAAATATAAATTTTAGAAAAAGATATTTGAAAGGAATATATTATGGTATTCCAATTGTTTCTGATATAGATTTTAAAGATATATTGGAGGAATAA
- a CDS encoding flavodoxin family protein: MKVMGIVAGRHNGNSEILVKQALTAVKDAGGEAILINLFDYNIKPCSGCESCTIAMGKIFKEGGEYKGCIYKEKDDMDKIVNVMNQCQGIIVGCPTYDLLPSSLYLSFAQRFLAYELSFRIQIGQVKEDPHTVAGLIGVGGSKHDWQTMSLEGLAATMFTQSMTVVDMYLAESVGRPGNVLIHKDYLDRAYQMGKNIVEAINTPVEERKWLGDPNLGLCPRCHSSLIYPGEEHWDGVKFNFECAVCGAGGDLIKDENGKYKFVLAENGLIRDRNINESRAVHLQEIIHTRDNFMSRKSEIEEEYKRFREMKFETIK; this comes from the coding sequence ATGAAAGTTATGGGAATAGTTGCTGGAAGACATAATGGAAACAGCGAAATTTTAGTGAAGCAAGCTTTAACTGCAGTAAAAGATGCAGGGGGAGAGGCTATACTTATTAATCTATTTGATTATAATATAAAACCTTGTTCCGGATGTGAATCTTGTACTATAGCTATGGGAAAGATATTTAAAGAAGGCGGAGAGTACAAAGGATGCATTTACAAAGAAAAAGATGATATGGATAAGATAGTAAATGTAATGAATCAATGTCAGGGAATAATAGTTGGATGTCCCACTTATGATTTACTTCCTTCTTCTTTATATTTATCATTTGCTCAGAGATTTTTAGCTTATGAATTATCATTTAGAATACAAATAGGGCAGGTTAAAGAAGATCCGCACACTGTAGCAGGACTTATAGGAGTAGGCGGTTCTAAACATGATTGGCAGACTATGAGTTTGGAGGGACTTGCTGCTACAATGTTTACTCAATCTATGACTGTTGTTGATATGTATTTAGCTGAAAGTGTTGGAAGACCTGGAAATGTTCTTATACATAAAGATTATTTGGACAGAGCTTATCAAATGGGTAAGAATATAGTTGAAGCAATAAATACTCCAGTCGAAGAAAGAAAATGGCTTGGAGATCCTAATTTAGGATTATGTCCTAGATGTCATTCTTCTTTAATATATCCAGGCGAGGAGCATTGGGACGGAGTGAAGTTTAATTTTGAATGTGCTGTTTGCGGGGCAGGCGGAGATTTAATTAAAGATGAAAATGGAAAATATAAATTCGTACTTGCAGAAAATGGACTTATAAGAGATAGAAATATTAATGAATCAAGAGCAGTACATTTGCAGGAGATAATACATACAAGGGATAATTTCATGTCAAGAAAATCTGAAATAGAAGAAGAATATAAAAGATTTAGAGAAATGAAATTTGAAACCATAAAATAG
- a CDS encoding complex I 24 kDa subunit family protein: MSEDVSLLTQEEIADEIKSLVEKWKDSEGNLIMICHGIQKHYGYVPRNVAKYVSEEINIPLARIYEILTFYNYFTLEPPAENNIGVCMGTACYLKGGGQLVEEIKRKLNLKGDQKYSADRKYKLEEVRCIGCCGLAPVITFNDEVSGRVVVDDIAKFIKDEEAKKE; the protein is encoded by the coding sequence ATGAGTGAAGATGTTTCTCTATTAACACAGGAGGAGATTGCTGATGAAATTAAATCACTAGTTGAGAAGTGGAAAGATTCTGAAGGAAATCTTATTATGATTTGTCATGGAATTCAAAAACATTATGGTTATGTTCCTAGAAATGTTGCAAAATACGTATCAGAAGAGATCAATATACCGCTTGCTAGAATTTATGAAATTCTTACATTTTATAACTATTTCACATTGGAACCGCCTGCTGAAAATAATATAGGCGTTTGTATGGGCACTGCCTGCTATTTAAAAGGCGGCGGACAATTAGTAGAAGAAATAAAAAGAAAATTAAATCTAAAAGGCGATCAAAAATATTCGGCTGATAGAAAATATAAGTTGGAAGAGGTAAGATGTATAGGCTGCTGCGGCTTAGCACCTGTAATAACTTTTAATGATGAAGTTTCAGGAAGAGTAGTAGTTGATGATATAGCAAAATTTATCAAAGATGAAGAAGCTAAAAAAGAGTAA